The nucleotide sequence GAGGAAATTGGAGACAGCGTGCAAAACAAATTTTGAAATTCCGTTCATCCTCCTCTGTCGGTTATTTTGGAGCGGCAAGATGCAAAAATAAAAATGCTGCCCTGTAAATTAGGAGTAGCAGAATATAGGGATGCAAAAAGGAAAAATGCTGCCCTATAAATTAGGAGTAGCAGAATATAGGGATGCAAAAAGCCGAAATGCTGCCCTGTAAATTAGCAGTAGCAGAATATAGGGATGCAAAAAGGCGAACTGCTGCCCTGTAAATTAGGAGTAGCAGAATATAGGGCAGCAAAAACCAAAATAATACCCTATATTTCATCAATCACGAAATACAGGGTAATAAAACCAGAATGCCAATCTGTCAATCCTCATGAGCAAAATACAGAGTATCAGCATTAAGTGGTGTCCAGCTCCATCCCCCAACTCCTCTGTCAGAACGGAACCGTCGGCAAAGGCAAAAAGCTCCTTTACCGCCATTTCCTTATCTGACTCCCGGAGCTAAACGGGCGATTCCGCTTTTCTTGGTTTCCAGTTCCGCCTCCCAGCCCTTCCGTCAGAACAAAATCCCCGCAAAAGTCAAACCCGGACTTTTCCGGTGATTTCTTTTCTGCCTGTCAGGGCTAAACGGTCGGCTCCGCTTTTCGTGGTGTCCAGCTACATCGCCTAACTCCTCGGTCAGAACGGATCCGCCGTAAAAAGCAAAACCGGCTTTTTACGGCGGATCCTTTTCTGCCCTTCGGAGCTGACCAAGGCGATTCCGCTTTTCGTGGTGTCCAGCTCCATCGCCCAACTCCTCTGTCAGAACGGAACCGTCGGCAAAGGCAAAAAGCGCCTTTACCGCCATTTCCTTATCTGACTCCCGGAGCTAACCGGGCGATTCCGCTTTTCTTTATAAAAACGTCCGCTTCACTTTTTCCCAGAAGGAATTGTCTTTCAGTTTGACAGTTTTAATCATGGACGGGCTTAGGGACAGCTCGACGTTTTCAACGTGGCGGATGCTCAGGGCATCGTTGTCCATGCCAATGACAGGGTGGTCATTGCCGTCCTGAACGATTTTCAGTGTAAGCTTTCTGTCTCCGCTTAAGATAAACGGGGAACCGAGTGTCCTATATTTATTGTTGTTCAAAGAGGCAAGCTCGCTTACTTGCAGACATGGCAGAAGCGGGTCAACCACTGCTCCCTGAACGGATTTGTTATAGGCCGTGCTGCCTGTTGGCGTAGAGATGATCATGCCGTCTCCTCTGAATGTTTCAAAGTGAAGGTCATCAATAAAGACGTCGATGACAAAGGTTTTGATGATGCCGGAGCGGATGGAGCATTCGTTCAGGCACTGGAAGGATGTATGGCCGTCAACGGTTACATTTAAGATTGGATAACGTCTTACCTCCACTTGAGCCTCTCTCATGGCCTCAATCATTTTATCTGTTTCTTCAATTTTAAAATCACAGTAAAGGCTTACAGTTCCTTTTACGGATATCCCTGCATACAGGCAGTCTTCTCTGAATCCGGTTTTTCTGACAGCCTGAAGGAATGTGCCGTCCCCGCCAATGCTGACAATGATGTTAGCCTGTTTTGCATCCTGCACAACTGTAAATCCATTTTCGGAAGCGAGGGAAGTAAGCCCTTCCACTTTATGTACCAAATCATCCTGTTTTTTGTAGAAAAAGTAAACATTGCGCCGATTATCTGTCATGGTGATCCTCCTTAATGTTGGAAAAGTTACACATTCCTAGAAAATGGTGTTACAATACTTTATGGTGTTTAGTTTACCATTTTCGTCTTAAATATTAAAATAATTGCACGTGCCAGGCTAAAGGTTTTTTCGGCCTGCAGAAACTGTTTTAGGAGGAATCAGCATGAATGGGAAACGATGGGGGGCACTTGTCACCGCAGTTGTTCTGTTCGGAGTATCCGTTGTGATCAGCTTGACAAGTATGGCTTTGGCCAACAGCAATGCCTTTACAGATGCACTTTCAGCAAATGAAGAATTTGCAGAGACGGTGCTTGAAGCAGGAAATGAATCAGACAAAATCGTCGTCCTTGAAGTGAACGGCGTGATTCAGGACACGGGTGAAAATGTGACGTCTTTTTTTGAGACGGCAGGCTACAATCATCAGCAGTTCCTGAAAATGATTGATGCTGCAGCGGAAGACAACAATGTCAGCGGCATTATGCTTAAAGTGAATTCTCCGGGCGGAGGAGTTGTGGAGAGTGCGGAAATACATAAACATTTAATGGATGCTAAAGAAAAGCATGATAAAAAAATCTATGTGTCAATGGGAACGACAGCTGCCTCAGGAGGCTATTATATTTCTGCCCCTGCCGATAAAATTTACGCAGCCCCGGATACTTTAACCGGTTCGCTTGGCGTCATCATGCAGGGAGTGAATTACAGCGGCCTTGCTGAAAAAT is from Bacillus sp. FSL H8-0547 and encodes:
- a CDS encoding NAD kinase, with protein sequence MTDNRRNVYFFYKKQDDLVHKVEGLTSLASENGFTVVQDAKQANIIVSIGGDGTFLQAVRKTGFREDCLYAGISVKGTVSLYCDFKIEETDKMIEAMREAQVEVRRYPILNVTVDGHTSFQCLNECSIRSGIIKTFVIDVFIDDLHFETFRGDGMIISTPTGSTAYNKSVQGAVVDPLLPCLQVSELASLNNNKYRTLGSPFILSGDRKLTLKIVQDGNDHPVIGMDNDALSIRHVENVELSLSPSMIKTVKLKDNSFWEKVKRTFL
- the sppA gene encoding signal peptide peptidase SppA translates to MNGKRWGALVTAVVLFGVSVVISLTSMALANSNAFTDALSANEEFAETVLEAGNESDKIVVLEVNGVIQDTGENVTSFFETAGYNHQQFLKMIDAAAEDNNVSGIMLKVNSPGGGVVESAEIHKHLMDAKEKHDKKIYVSMGTTAASGGYYISAPADKIYAAPDTLTGSLGVIMQGVNYSGLAEKYGVKFETIKSGEFKDIMSPSREMTAEDRKILQAMVDNAYSGFVDVIAGGRGMSDAEVRKIADGRIYDGRQAKELNLIDELGYSDDALKGMKKDLKIDGAQVVEYEMNAGLDSLLSLGATKVFSEEFELMGLYRFFSQSNSPRMMYLYSE